Proteins encoded by one window of bacterium:
- the mnmE gene encoding tRNA uridine-5-carboxymethylaminomethyl(34) synthesis GTPase MnmE — MRTSRAITGDTIVAIITPPGEGGIAALRLAGPDSLAIASRHLRTPSGDIQPLDHFHLRYCRFCTSTAELVDEVTAVSMPAGHSYTGLEQVEIFCHGGRMVVQLILDELLRSGARAADPGEFTRLAFINGRIDLARAEAVAELIAANSHASYQTAREHLLGAYTEHVASLRDQIVAVTSEVEASIDFPEEEITLAERSEITARLEQVAANLSDLLKTYQGGRIISEGFTVAIGGRPNAGKSSLFNRLLRQERALVHSVAGTTRDYLSEWIELAGFAVNLVDTAGLREKGSKVEREGIERARKIIKESDLLLWLVDLTRRSWQRELDEDMSNLPANKTIVLLNKIDIAKQKTETSTNKLPFIRLSARRGDGLDHLTGQITEQIRRRMPDMTSGLVVTSARHKQKLAVAIKAVKSAIEKNRAEESPEIVAFELRQGSLSLDEITGRVYTEEILGRIFGKFCIGK, encoded by the coding sequence ATGCGTACCAGCCGCGCGATAACCGGCGACACCATTGTTGCGATAATCACTCCTCCGGGCGAGGGCGGTATAGCCGCCCTTCGCCTGGCAGGACCGGACAGCCTGGCGATCGCCTCCCGTCATCTTCGTACCCCATCCGGCGACATTCAACCGCTCGATCACTTTCATCTTCGCTATTGCCGCTTCTGTACCTCCACGGCCGAGCTGGTCGATGAGGTCACGGCTGTCTCCATGCCGGCGGGTCATTCCTACACCGGTCTTGAACAGGTAGAGATCTTCTGTCATGGTGGACGGATGGTGGTGCAACTGATTCTCGACGAACTGCTCCGTTCGGGAGCGCGCGCCGCCGACCCCGGTGAATTCACGCGCCTCGCCTTTATTAATGGCAGGATCGATCTCGCCCGCGCCGAAGCGGTCGCGGAGCTGATCGCCGCCAACTCCCATGCTTCCTACCAGACCGCGCGGGAGCATCTGTTGGGAGCATATACGGAGCATGTCGCGTCACTGCGCGATCAGATCGTGGCCGTTACTTCAGAGGTCGAAGCCTCCATTGATTTCCCCGAAGAAGAGATCACGCTGGCCGAACGATCCGAAATCACCGCCCGACTTGAACAGGTTGCCGCAAACCTGAGCGACCTCCTCAAAACCTACCAGGGAGGGAGGATCATCTCCGAGGGGTTCACGGTTGCGATTGGCGGACGCCCCAACGCGGGAAAATCCTCGCTCTTCAACCGACTTCTCAGACAAGAACGAGCGCTCGTCCATTCAGTCGCCGGGACAACCCGCGACTATCTCTCCGAGTGGATTGAACTAGCTGGATTCGCTGTAAACTTGGTCGACACCGCCGGCCTCCGCGAAAAGGGGAGTAAGGTCGAGCGAGAGGGGATAGAGCGAGCCAGAAAGATTATCAAAGAGAGCGACCTTCTACTCTGGCTGGTCGATTTAACTCGACGAAGCTGGCAACGCGAGCTTGACGAAGATATGTCTAACTTACCAGCCAACAAAACGATAGTTCTGCTCAACAAAATCGATATTGCCAAACAAAAGACTGAAACATCGACCAACAAACTCCCGTTTATTCGGTTGTCAGCACGGCGCGGTGACGGTCTGGATCATTTGACCGGACAGATCACCGAGCAGATTCGAAGGCGGATGCCGGACATGACCTCAGGGTTAGTGGTGACCTCGGCCAGACATAAACAGAAGCTGGCAGTGGCGATCAAAGCGGTCAAGAGCGCCATTGAGAAAAATCGGGCGGAAGAATCCCCCGAAATCGTTGCTTTTGAGCTTCGCCAGGGTTCACTCTCACTGGATGAAATAACGGGACGTGTCTATACCGAGGAGATCCTCGGCCGCATATTCGGGAAATTCTGTATCGGCAAATAA
- a CDS encoding c-type cytochrome: MCGQNAEADKADAAQTAGMTKEQMIARGKYLTMVAGCNDCHTPKKMGPKGPEFDMSRELSGQPENDPIPEYPTACLTPTGWIGATNMHLSAWAGPWGISFAANLTPDETTGTGAWTEDSFIEAMRTGKHMGMGREILPPMPWQVIGTMTDEDLKSIFAYLQSLPPVMNQVPQPIPPPGAPMGDASAH, from the coding sequence ATGTGCGGCCAGAACGCTGAGGCTGACAAAGCCGATGCCGCCCAGACTGCCGGAATGACCAAAGAACAGATGATTGCCCGTGGCAAGTACCTGACTATGGTCGCTGGCTGCAACGATTGCCACACCCCGAAGAAGATGGGGCCGAAAGGTCCTGAGTTCGACATGAGCCGCGAACTCTCAGGTCAGCCGGAAAATGACCCTATCCCCGAATACCCGACTGCCTGTCTTACCCCGACCGGCTGGATTGGCGCTACCAATATGCACCTCTCCGCCTGGGCGGGACCATGGGGCATCAGCTTTGCCGCTAACTTGACGCCCGACGAGACGACCGGTACCGGTGCCTGGACCGAAGATTCATTCATTGAAGCTATGCGGACTGGCAAGCATATGGGAATGGGTCGCGAAATCCTCCCGCCGATGCCTTGGCAGGTGATCGGTACCATGACCGACGAAGATCTCAAATCGATATTCGCCTATTTGCAGTCACTTCCGCCGGTGATGAATCAGGTTCCCCAGCCGATTCCGCCACCTGGCGCGCCGATGGGTGATGCTTCGGCTCACTAA
- the mnmG gene encoding tRNA uridine-5-carboxymethylaminomethyl(34) synthesis enzyme MnmG — translation MSIDFHLIVIGGGHAGVEAALAAVRMGKSAAIVTMDPKRLALMSCNPAIGGIGKSQLVKELDALGGIMGEAIDATGIQFRRLNLSRGPAVWSTRAQADRRYYNQFIVDYCLRQKNLTVVEGLAGAILTESGSAVGIRLEDGTPFRCKAIVVATGTFLGGLIHIGEKQTEAGRFGEPAAYKLSESFRELGFELGRLKTGTPPRLDGDTIDWSKCSIQPGEDPIPFFSYRSPYRPFEQTPCHLTSTTAKTKEVISASFHRSPIFSGQITSSGPRYCPSIEDKFFRFADKATHHVFLEPEGNGTSEVYPNGFSTALPEEVQTEAIRTVIGLEQVKVTRPGYAVEYDYCPTYQINTSLETRRLRGLFFAGQINGTSGYEEAAAQGIMAGINAVLYMEKEEPFVLDRSEAYIGVMVDDLTTRSTTEPYRMFTSRSEYRLALREDNARDRLAGYARKYGLISSDDHLQFEALKNSTDELIKKFGKARVKVSELGDLSERFTKFDSVTIETLLKQPNVGIPEIIPHIQAMLGSEHFARETMERAAIAIRYHGYIEKQDREIAHFKKLEHEKIPEQFTYQAISGLRNEAREKFSRFKPGSLGQAGRIEGITPGDLAVLSVHLKRFKSVVA, via the coding sequence ATGAGCATTGATTTTCATCTGATTGTTATAGGAGGCGGCCATGCCGGCGTAGAAGCAGCATTGGCCGCTGTCCGCATGGGGAAGAGCGCCGCCATCGTCACGATGGACCCGAAGCGCCTTGCTCTGATGTCCTGCAATCCGGCCATTGGGGGAATCGGAAAATCACAGCTCGTCAAAGAACTCGATGCCCTCGGTGGGATCATGGGAGAGGCGATCGATGCAACCGGTATCCAGTTCCGTCGCCTCAATCTCTCCCGCGGCCCGGCCGTTTGGTCCACTCGCGCCCAGGCCGACCGCCGATATTACAACCAGTTCATAGTAGATTATTGCTTACGCCAAAAGAACTTAACTGTTGTCGAGGGACTCGCCGGAGCTATCCTAACTGAGTCTGGTTCGGCAGTGGGAATCCGCCTCGAGGATGGCACCCCCTTCAGATGCAAAGCGATTGTGGTCGCTACCGGGACTTTCCTGGGGGGCCTCATTCATATTGGCGAGAAGCAGACCGAGGCAGGACGGTTCGGTGAACCGGCCGCTTACAAACTCTCTGAGTCATTCCGCGAACTTGGCTTTGAGTTGGGACGTCTCAAGACCGGAACCCCGCCTCGCCTCGATGGCGACACGATCGACTGGTCAAAATGCTCAATTCAGCCAGGGGAAGACCCTATTCCGTTCTTCTCCTATCGATCACCCTATCGACCGTTCGAGCAGACCCCCTGTCACCTCACGTCTACCACGGCAAAAACCAAAGAGGTGATCTCCGCGTCATTCCATCGCTCGCCGATCTTTTCGGGTCAGATAACATCGAGTGGGCCGAGATACTGTCCATCGATTGAAGACAAGTTCTTCCGCTTCGCCGATAAGGCGACTCACCACGTCTTCCTCGAACCGGAAGGGAATGGGACCAGCGAGGTATATCCGAACGGTTTTTCGACCGCGCTCCCCGAAGAGGTCCAGACCGAGGCTATTCGCACGGTAATTGGGCTGGAACAGGTCAAAGTAACCCGCCCCGGTTATGCGGTGGAGTATGACTACTGCCCGACCTACCAGATCAACACCTCGCTCGAGACACGCCGTCTACGAGGCTTGTTCTTCGCCGGACAAATAAACGGGACATCGGGTTACGAGGAAGCAGCCGCACAGGGAATTATGGCCGGGATCAACGCTGTTCTCTATATGGAAAAGGAAGAGCCATTTGTGCTCGACCGCTCAGAGGCATATATCGGAGTGATGGTCGATGACCTGACCACCCGCTCAACCACCGAACCGTATCGCATGTTTACCTCGCGATCGGAATATCGTCTCGCTCTTCGGGAAGACAACGCTCGCGACCGTTTGGCCGGATACGCCCGGAAGTATGGCTTGATCAGTAGCGATGATCACCTGCAATTCGAGGCTCTCAAGAACTCGACTGATGAACTGATCAAGAAATTCGGCAAGGCGCGCGTGAAAGTCAGTGAACTGGGGGATCTGTCTGAGAGATTCACAAAGTTCGACTCGGTTACTATCGAGACTCTCCTCAAGCAACCGAATGTCGGCATTCCGGAGATCATCCCTCACATTCAGGCCATGCTCGGGTCGGAACACTTTGCCCGCGAAACGATGGAACGGGCTGCGATCGCCATTCGCTACCATGGATATATCGAGAAGCAGGATAGAGAGATCGCCCATTTCAAGAAGCTCGAGCATGAGAAGATCCCGGAGCAGTTCACCTATCAGGCGATATCCGGACTCCGCAACGAAGCCCGCGAGAAGTTCAGTCGATTCAAACCTGGCTCACTTGGTCAGGCTGGCCGTATCGAGGGGATCACACCTGGTGATCTGGCGGTACTCTCGGTCCACCTCAAGCGGTTCAAATCGGTGGTCGCATGA
- a CDS encoding class I SAM-dependent methyltransferase: MTELAVREVEIGEIITRHLAPERLTRYWDLLMAENLKVNLVSRETSRADFDRMVAESLLPLDLIEGDFGSYLDIGSGGGLPSIIILLSGRVKGETLMVERTQKKTAALERMLADLNLQGKPIPRTFEEVPLDTRFDLITLRYVKLTPQLLRRILPALSPTGVFAYFSKPEFEVSGGTMTVIPYKISTDQFVKSLTLFRR; this comes from the coding sequence ATGACAGAGCTGGCGGTCCGCGAAGTTGAAATAGGGGAGATCATCACACGCCACCTGGCACCTGAGCGCCTCACACGCTACTGGGATCTGTTGATGGCAGAGAATCTGAAGGTCAATCTTGTTTCACGTGAAACATCGCGCGCCGATTTTGATCGCATGGTCGCCGAATCGCTCCTCCCTCTCGATTTGATCGAGGGAGATTTCGGCTCTTACCTCGATATCGGCTCCGGTGGCGGCCTCCCTTCCATCATTATCTTGCTCTCAGGACGGGTAAAAGGGGAGACTCTGATGGTTGAGCGGACCCAGAAAAAGACCGCCGCACTCGAGCGGATGCTTGCTGACCTCAATCTGCAGGGCAAACCGATCCCCCGGACTTTCGAAGAAGTCCCTCTGGATACTCGATTCGACCTGATCACGCTTCGCTATGTCAAGCTGACGCCGCAGCTCCTTCGCCGCATTCTCCCGGCGCTTTCGCCGACTGGCGTTTTTGCCTACTTCTCGAAGCCTGAATTTGAGGTTAGCGGCGGTACGATGACAGTCATTCCATACAAAATCAGCACCGATCAATTCGTTAAATCACTTACGCTTTTCCGCAGGTAG
- a CDS encoding ParA family protein has product MHRIIAIANQKGGVGKTTTAVNLSSCLAAAEQKTLLIDMDPQANSTSGIGLDKNTVASSIYDVLIGHKSAGEAIIPTELQFLHVIPSSISLVGAEVEMVNMLSREQRLKSALASIADQYRYIIIDCPPSLGLLTINTLTAAHSVIIPIQCEYYALEGLGQLTNTIKLVQQHLNPALEIEGVLLTMFDGRLNLSKQVSEEVRKHFDKKVYETVISRNVRLSEAPSFGKPIILYDILSSGAENYMALTKEVMAR; this is encoded by the coding sequence TTGCATCGAATAATCGCTATCGCCAATCAGAAGGGCGGAGTTGGCAAAACCACCACCGCTGTTAACCTTAGTTCCTGTCTCGCCGCAGCCGAACAGAAGACTCTCCTCATTGATATGGATCCCCAGGCGAACTCGACCTCCGGGATCGGCCTCGACAAAAACACGGTGGCCAGTTCCATCTACGATGTCTTGATCGGCCATAAGTCAGCCGGTGAGGCGATCATCCCGACCGAACTGCAGTTCCTGCATGTTATTCCTTCCTCCATATCGCTGGTCGGCGCGGAGGTTGAGATGGTGAACATGCTGTCGCGCGAACAACGACTCAAATCCGCACTCGCGTCGATCGCCGATCAATATCGGTATATCATTATAGACTGCCCGCCCTCGCTGGGTTTGTTGACTATCAACACCCTTACCGCGGCGCATTCAGTGATCATTCCGATTCAGTGTGAATATTATGCGCTCGAAGGTCTCGGGCAGTTGACGAACACGATCAAACTGGTGCAACAACATCTCAATCCCGCACTGGAGATCGAAGGTGTCCTGCTGACTATGTTTGATGGGCGTCTCAATCTCTCCAAGCAGGTATCCGAAGAAGTGCGCAAGCATTTTGATAAAAAAGTATATGAGACGGTGATCTCACGAAATGTCCGTTTGTCCGAAGCGCCCTCGTTCGGCAAACCGATCATCCTGTACGACATTCTCTCCAGTGGAGCTGAGAATTATATGGCGTTGACGAAAGAGGTGATGGCGCGATGA
- a CDS encoding ParB/RepB/Spo0J family partition protein: MSKLVLGKGLGALIPTEDPSAAETSADSGSYRMLALEQIKPNTMQPRHEFDQEKLNELAESLRVNGMMQPLVVKQHTNGFMLIAGERRFRAAKIAGLTHVPVIINDVDDDTRMLELALVENIQREDLNPLELASAYRKLIEQCGLTQQDLSVRVNKSRTAVTNTLRLLTLPSSIQEMVRRGELTEGHARAILGLPSENEMLDTARRIIDGGMSVRATEQATTRTKKRRLVPKRKLPAISEIESYLKQTLGTSVKITPGLKRGRIEIEYYGDDDLERLLELFRKITA, from the coding sequence ATGAGTAAACTCGTCCTGGGAAAAGGACTCGGCGCGCTGATCCCGACTGAAGATCCATCAGCCGCGGAAACTTCGGCAGATTCCGGCAGCTATCGCATGCTGGCACTCGAACAGATCAAACCGAACACGATGCAACCGCGTCATGAGTTCGATCAGGAAAAACTGAATGAACTCGCGGAATCGCTTCGTGTGAACGGCATGATGCAGCCGCTCGTTGTCAAGCAACACACCAATGGATTTATGCTGATCGCCGGTGAGCGACGGTTCCGCGCCGCGAAGATCGCCGGTCTCACGCATGTGCCGGTTATTATTAATGATGTTGATGATGACACGCGCATGCTGGAACTCGCGCTCGTTGAGAATATCCAGCGTGAAGATCTCAATCCGCTTGAGCTCGCATCCGCCTATAGAAAGTTGATCGAGCAATGCGGTCTCACTCAGCAGGATCTCTCCGTGCGGGTGAACAAAAGCCGCACCGCGGTGACGAATACGCTTCGCCTGCTCACTTTGCCATCATCCATTCAGGAGATGGTGCGTCGCGGCGAATTGACCGAAGGTCACGCACGCGCGATCCTTGGATTGCCCTCTGAAAATGAGATGCTCGACACCGCACGACGCATTATCGATGGCGGCATGTCGGTGCGTGCGACGGAACAGGCGACCACGCGCACGAAAAAACGCCGTCTCGTTCCCAAAAGAAAACTCCCCGCGATCAGTGAGATCGAATCGTATCTCAAACAGACGCTCGGGACTTCGGTCAAGATCACTCCCGGTTTGAAACGCGGCCGGATCGAAATTGAATATTACGGTGATGATGATCTCGAACGGCTGCTCGAGCTGTTCCGCAAGATCACGGCATAA
- a CDS encoding M23 family metallopeptidase → MSKTKFVTIMVIPDDAHAPKEWKVRLVVLQLIGVGIGLVVLGIVLFFVFYGTMVYRTAMAERLQTENDELRRYKYKVRLLEENLNQAHETVRRLTRLAGIDYKFPEYSDSAIIDSPKPVAAILDRPADLDPSLPAGLPLRGFISQGFQPEEDEKFHPGIDIACAKGTPVLATGSGQVEFAGSDETYGWMVVIKHNDSTSTLYGHNDSLLVKQGEKVAVGSRIALSGSSGKSTAPHLHYEIRINEKPIDPLENPYDKENLQQ, encoded by the coding sequence ATGTCGAAAACAAAATTCGTGACGATCATGGTCATTCCGGATGACGCGCATGCGCCCAAGGAATGGAAAGTCAGATTGGTCGTCCTGCAACTTATCGGTGTCGGAATCGGACTGGTCGTCCTCGGGATCGTGCTGTTTTTCGTCTTCTACGGCACCATGGTCTATCGCACCGCGATGGCCGAACGGTTGCAGACAGAAAACGATGAGTTGCGGCGGTACAAATATAAGGTGAGGTTGCTTGAGGAGAATCTGAACCAGGCGCATGAGACCGTGCGACGGTTGACTCGTCTGGCAGGGATCGATTACAAGTTCCCGGAGTACTCCGACTCGGCGATCATTGATTCGCCGAAACCGGTAGCTGCGATTTTGGATCGACCGGCTGATCTCGATCCGTCGCTGCCGGCAGGATTGCCCCTGCGCGGGTTCATTTCGCAGGGCTTTCAGCCGGAGGAAGACGAGAAGTTCCATCCGGGGATCGATATCGCCTGTGCCAAGGGTACCCCGGTCCTGGCAACCGGCTCGGGCCAGGTAGAATTTGCCGGCTCGGATGAAACGTATGGCTGGATGGTGGTGATCAAACATAATGACAGCACCAGCACATTATATGGACATAATGACTCCCTGTTGGTAAAACAGGGAGAGAAGGTGGCGGTCGGGAGCCGTATCGCGTTGTCCGGAAGCTCCGGCAAGTCAACGGCGCCGCACCTTCACTATGAGATACGGATAAACGAGAAACCAATAGATCCACTGGAAAACCCATATGATAAAGAAAACCTTCAGCAGTGA
- a CDS encoding polymer-forming cytoskeletal protein encodes MIKKTFSSEVDDLMNTIIGKDTLITGTIDVKGALKVDGTVKGKIICSDCVTVGSTGLVEADIESNTAVIAGHMIGNVATSEKVELQAKCELEGDIKTKSLVIEQGAMFCGQCNMKGGTRGTDLGFLPPATKSEEKDELFSSDKKSFK; translated from the coding sequence ATGATAAAGAAAACCTTCAGCAGTGAGGTGGATGACCTAATGAACACCATAATCGGCAAAGACACACTCATCACCGGGACGATCGATGTAAAAGGGGCACTCAAAGTTGACGGCACGGTGAAGGGGAAGATCATTTGTTCTGACTGTGTGACGGTTGGGTCAACCGGCCTGGTGGAAGCGGATATTGAATCCAATACCGCGGTCATCGCAGGTCACATGATCGGCAATGTCGCCACTTCCGAAAAAGTTGAACTGCAGGCAAAGTGCGAGCTCGAAGGAGATATCAAGACGAAATCTCTGGTGATCGAGCAGGGAGCCATGTTTTGCGGCCAGTGCAATATGAAGGGCGGAACGCGCGGTACCGATCTTGGATTCCTGCCGCCGGCCACCAAGTCCGAGGAAAAGGACGAACTGTTCAGCTCTGACAAGAAAAGCTTCAAGTAA
- a CDS encoding MoxR family ATPase, with translation MSSSDARSDLQAVEHLHASYTQITREIGKVIIGQDKVVEQLIISLLSSGHCLLVGVPGLAKTLLISTLARVFNLKFNRIQFTPDLMPSDITGTEIIEDDHASGKRSFRFVKGPVFANIILADEINRTPPKTQAALLQAMQEHEVTAAGQTYKLDEPFFVLATQNPIEQEGTYPLPEAQLDRFMFNVFVDYPSEQEEKDIVKSTTAVHQVDLQKVLSAEDIVTFQRLVRRVPVSDHLVEYAVQLVRATRPKEGTAPEFVKNWVNWGAGPRASQYLILAAKTKAILEGRPTPGPEDVRFAAYPVLRHRIVTSFNAEADGVDTMEVIKRILETVKEKA, from the coding sequence ATGTCCTCTTCAGACGCACGTTCTGACCTGCAAGCAGTAGAACATCTTCACGCTTCCTATACCCAGATCACACGCGAGATCGGCAAAGTTATTATCGGCCAGGATAAAGTTGTCGAACAACTTATCATCTCGTTGCTCTCTTCCGGCCACTGCCTGCTGGTTGGTGTACCCGGGTTGGCCAAAACGCTGCTGATCTCCACCCTGGCCCGCGTGTTTAATCTCAAATTCAATCGCATTCAGTTCACTCCCGACCTGATGCCGTCGGATATCACCGGCACAGAGATCATCGAAGATGACCACGCCTCCGGCAAACGGTCATTCCGCTTTGTGAAAGGTCCGGTCTTTGCCAATATCATTCTGGCGGATGAGATCAACCGCACTCCTCCAAAAACACAAGCAGCCTTACTGCAGGCGATGCAGGAACATGAAGTGACCGCCGCCGGACAGACCTACAAATTGGATGAACCATTTTTTGTCCTCGCCACGCAGAACCCGATCGAACAGGAAGGGACCTATCCGCTTCCCGAGGCGCAACTTGACCGGTTCATGTTTAATGTCTTTGTCGACTATCCTTCCGAACAGGAAGAAAAAGATATCGTCAAGTCTACCACGGCCGTGCATCAGGTCGATCTGCAGAAAGTTTTATCGGCGGAAGACATTGTCACCTTCCAGCGTTTGGTCCGACGTGTGCCGGTCTCTGATCATCTGGTCGAGTATGCCGTGCAACTTGTACGGGCGACTCGCCCGAAAGAGGGGACTGCGCCTGAATTCGTGAAAAACTGGGTCAACTGGGGTGCCGGTCCACGTGCCTCCCAGTATTTGATTCTCGCCGCAAAGACCAAGGCGATTCTCGAAGGGCGTCCGACTCCCGGGCCCGAGGATGTTCGTTTTGCCGCCTATCCGGTCCTTCGCCATCGCATTGTCACCTCGTTTAATGCCGAGGCTGACGGTGTCGACACGATGGAAGTGATCAAGCGGATCCTCGAAACCGTGAAAGAGAAAGCGTAG
- a CDS encoding site-specific DNA-methyltransferase — protein MSQVDDRAIHLVVTSPPYWQLKDYGSANQIGFDDSYEEYINNLNRVWMECHRVLHDGCRLCINIGDQFARSVYYGRYKVIPIRTEITRFCETIGFDFMGSIIWQKVTTCNTTGGATVMGSFPYPRNGVVKIDYEFILLFKKHGEAPKPSAEMKELSKLTTEEWNLYFSGHWNFSGEKQDSHLAMFPEELPHRLIKMFSFAGETVLDPFLGSGTTSKAAMNLGRNSIGYEINPEYRSLMEAKLSEATGLTFAQDPGDSPARPLPYQFVDPLKLDKTADLKQVRFGSKLDSTDTGREELFRVKEILSATRLRLSNDAVIELLGVTTRPEQEAPAMQYLRETLKNEQLFIRHENVLAGEQRQSRVYLYLKNRTFINARLIKQGLADLDESYAGNNTALLKLSGQHVR, from the coding sequence ATGTCGCAGGTAGATGATCGTGCGATTCATCTCGTGGTCACATCGCCTCCTTACTGGCAACTCAAAGATTACGGTTCTGCGAATCAGATCGGTTTCGATGATTCCTACGAAGAGTATATCAACAACCTCAATCGGGTCTGGATGGAGTGCCACCGCGTTCTCCATGACGGTTGCCGGCTGTGTATCAATATCGGCGACCAGTTCGCCCGGTCAGTTTACTACGGACGATACAAAGTCATCCCGATCCGGACGGAGATAACTCGCTTCTGTGAAACGATCGGTTTTGATTTCATGGGATCGATCATCTGGCAGAAAGTCACCACCTGTAATACGACCGGCGGCGCGACTGTGATGGGATCATTCCCCTATCCCCGCAATGGCGTGGTGAAGATCGACTACGAATTTATCCTGCTGTTCAAAAAGCACGGAGAAGCTCCGAAACCATCGGCTGAAATGAAAGAGCTATCGAAACTTACCACCGAAGAATGGAATCTCTATTTCAGCGGTCACTGGAATTTCTCCGGTGAGAAGCAGGACAGTCACTTGGCGATGTTTCCCGAGGAACTCCCCCACCGCCTGATCAAAATGTTCAGTTTTGCCGGAGAAACCGTGCTCGATCCATTTCTCGGAAGCGGGACAACATCAAAAGCCGCGATGAATCTCGGCCGAAACTCAATCGGTTACGAGATCAACCCGGAGTATCGTTCGCTGATGGAAGCAAAACTCTCCGAAGCAACAGGTCTGACATTCGCGCAGGATCCCGGCGATTCCCCCGCTCGGCCATTGCCGTATCAATTTGTCGATCCGCTCAAACTGGATAAAACGGCGGACTTGAAGCAGGTGCGGTTTGGCTCAAAACTAGACAGCACCGATACCGGACGTGAAGAACTCTTCCGCGTGAAAGAGATACTCTCCGCTACACGGCTCCGCCTCAGCAACGATGCTGTCATCGAACTGCTGGGAGTGACCACGCGCCCCGAACAGGAAGCGCCGGCCATGCAGTATCTCCGCGAGACGCTCAAGAATGAGCAGCTCTTTATACGCCATGAAAACGTACTCGCGGGAGAGCAACGGCAATCTCGCGTTTATCTCTATCTCAAAAACCGGACATTCATCAATGCCCGCCTCATTAAACAGGGGTTGGCTGATCTGGATGAATCATATGCCGGCAATAATACTGCACTGCTAAAATTGAGTGGTCAGCATGTCAGATAA
- a CDS encoding DUF58 domain-containing protein — protein MTTDYRQYLDPETVSKLKGMELRARMVVEGFIAGLHKSPYHGFSVEFAEHRQYMPGDNIRDIDWKLFAKSDRFFIKQYEEETNLKGYLLLDCSKSMAYQSGSKLTKHTYALMLSGALSYMMLRQRDAVGLVTFDEKIRRYIPPRSRSGHLHVLLNEMAGQVPSEKTDISSALHEMAERIKRRGLVIIMSDLLDNADKIISGLKHFRYNQHEVIIFHILDPRERDLAFSGDVIFKDMETGEEITTSPFQIKRDFALQAKAFSEEIATACRQSNIDYHPIDTAMPFDKALYAFLAKRERLY, from the coding sequence ATGACCACTGACTACCGCCAATATCTCGACCCGGAAACCGTCTCCAAACTGAAAGGGATGGAACTTCGCGCCCGCATGGTGGTCGAGGGTTTCATCGCCGGTCTGCACAAATCCCCCTACCATGGCTTTTCGGTCGAATTCGCCGAACACCGTCAGTATATGCCGGGCGACAATATCCGAGATATCGACTGGAAGCTGTTCGCCAAGTCCGATCGCTTTTTCATCAAACAGTATGAGGAAGAGACCAACCTCAAAGGGTATCTATTGCTCGACTGCTCCAAGTCGATGGCCTACCAGTCCGGCTCCAAGTTGACCAAACATACCTATGCCCTGATGCTTTCCGGTGCGTTGTCATATATGATGCTTCGTCAGCGGGATGCGGTCGGGCTGGTGACGTTCGATGAGAAGATCCGTCGCTACATTCCGCCACGCTCACGTTCAGGTCATCTCCATGTCCTGTTGAATGAAATGGCGGGGCAGGTTCCTTCGGAAAAGACCGATATCTCATCCGCCTTGCATGAAATGGCCGAGCGGATCAAACGTCGCGGGCTGGTGATCATCATGTCTGATTTGTTGGACAATGCCGACAAGATCATTTCCGGGTTGAAGCATTTCCGCTATAACCAGCACGAAGTTATCATTTTCCATATTCTTGACCCGCGCGAGCGTGACCTGGCATTCTCCGGTGATGTTATTTTCAAGGATATGGAGACGGGGGAAGAGATCACGACCTCGCCATTCCAGATCAAGCGCGATTTTGCATTGCAGGCGAAAGCATTTTCCGAGGAGATCGCGACAGCTTGTCGCCAGTCGAATATCGATTACCATCCGATCGACACCGCGATGCCGTTCGACAAGGCGTTGTACGCCTTCCTGGCCAAACGGGAACGGCTGTACTAG